Part of the Eshraghiella crossota genome is shown below.
TTGTCATATGTAACTTTTTCATCCCATGATATATCATTTCTTCCTCTAATCTGTGCCAGTCCGGTCAGACCTGCCTTAACCTGAAATCTTTTTTTATATTTCTTATTTAAAGTTTCAAAATCTCCCAGTTCATATGTTACACATGGGCGCGGACCAACTACTGACATATCTCCCTTAAAAATATTGAATAGCTGAGGCAGTTCATCAATGCTGCTATTACGCAGTTTGCGTCCCACCTTGGTTACACGTGGGTCATTTTCATAATTAAATAATCCTGCTCCCATATTTTCCGCATTGACAACCATAGATCTGAATTTTAACATCTGAAATACTTTTCCGTCTTTTGTTCTTCTTCCCTGTTTAAAAAATATTGGACCATCAGAATCTTTTTTTATCGCAATAGAAACACCAATCCAAACAGGAGTCAGCAGAATGATACATATTCCAGATGACACAATATCAAAAATTCTCTTGACACATAAACTAAATTTTTTCATAATCACTCCATCAACAATTTTCAAAAATTAAAAGTATGAAAAATATCTTCAAAAGTCTCTGCTCTTTTAATTACTTCTATCTCTTCACCGCTGATATCCAATACTGGAAAATTTGGAAGAATGAAAGGCGGTTTCATTACCAATGAATAGGAACCACAATTACTGATAACCAACACGTCATCCAATGCAAGTTTGCCATTATAATTTTTGTAAAGTACATCGCCCTCAATACATGTAAAACCGACTATATCAAGATCCTTGTAATCTTTCGTAGTTCTTCCCATGTGAATAACCTCCATTGGTGGATTTACACCGGTCATACTAATATTCTTTTGACTTCCAAGCACTGAAGCGATATATTTTCCTCTGACATTTTTAATAGTTTTAACTGTTCCTACAAATTTCATGCAATCTCCAACTAATGCAGATCCTGGTTCAATTATCAGTTCCGGTTTTATTTTCTTATCATTAAAGTATTCAGCAAAAACTGCTGCTGCAGATTTTGCATATTTTTTGTATCCAGGTACCTCATAAGGAAATTGTTCTTTCAGAAAATCGGGCATTTTCCCGAATATTCCTCCACCAATATCTATTCTTTCAGGAATAACATTAATTCTATCTAACAACTCAAGCATTCCTTTTGCTCTTGCTGGCCAATATTCGACCTGCCTTTTAGCAAAATGACATTGGAAATTAACAAAATGCAAATTTGTAGTATGGGTTACAATATCTAATACCTTTTTAAATTCTTCACTATATATATCAAATCCAAATCGAGAAACCACCCCATCCTTTACATCATAATTGCAACGAATACCTACATTGAGAGTTTTTTCTGTAACCTCAGCTAACTTCTGTATATATTCAGCCTCTTCAATCGAATCCATGTTAACCGTCACACCCATATGAAGATATTCTTTTAATTTATCTGGATTTTTTATTGGGCCATTCCAAATGATACGTTCTGGTTTCACACCACATTTTATCGCAAGTTCAGCCTCCATCTCAGAAACTACCTCTGCGTATCCTTCCAGTTCATTAACAATCTTACATAGTTTAGGAGTGTAATTTGTTTTATATGAATAAGCAATGTTAAAATTTGAATAGAGCTCTGAAAAGGCATTTTTTAATTCCAAATAATTTTTTTTAAATTGCTCGGAATCAAGTAAATAAAACGCATCCCCATATTCATTTCTTAATTTTTTAATTATGGTTTTATTAATAGTCATCTTTTGCACCTTTTTATTTTCACGATTTTCTCTACAATTTCTTCTATTTCTGCCTGGTTTGAAACAAGTTCAGAATCTGGCATCTTACTCACTGCATCTTCATATTCTCTTAATGACCGCATATTATTTCTAAATACATTTTCCACTTCGGATAAATCTGATATTAAATCGGTATTGCAAAAACTTCTTGACAAAATTGCTCTGCTTGAACCAAGACGATAATGTTCCATAATGATTCTTTCTGCTGGCAAATCACCACAGCCAAGTCGTGCAATTCCTCCAAATCCATATGGTATACCTATTTTCTTTATCTTCTTCACTATTTTTTCAACAATACCATTTGACAGCAATTCAAACATGAAATCCAAACCATACGATAAATGCAAATCATTCAATCCAATATGTATTTCATCCATATTGCTATGTTTCAGCACTTTATCCAGACACTCAACCGCTTCTCTTGTTTCCAATAAAAGCGTGGTTTTGCATCTCCTGTTAACTGTTTTCAAAAAGTTTTCTACTTCAGCAGGTGTTTTCCACATAGGTAACATAATTATGTCAGCTCCTGCTGATATAACCTCATCTATTTCTTTTTCAGAACCATTATGCCATGGATTAATGCGTACAAGCATCTCTGCCTTAGTTAATAAGGGTTTTATTTTTTTTATATCACCTACCGTGTGTTTTGACTTGACGGTGTTCATTCCTTTTTGACGTTCTTCTTTTCCCAATGTTTCAAGGTCTATCCAAATTCTGTCAACACCATATCTTTCAGCAATCAAAGCAACTTCTTTTTTATTAGTAATATACATTAATTTTAATGCCATCTATCCCTCTATCTTATCTCCGGCGTATATTTTTGCCAGGTATTCTTTTGCTTTAATTACTGTAGCTTCCGTTGGCACCATTACATAATTCGGTGCTTTAAGTGAGAATGTCATAAGGTTATCGCCTTTGCCATCAACACTGTAGGTTACTATATTCCAGCCTTTCATATCACTAAGCTGCATCTTTATAAGGTCTGTTATCTCATCCCTTGACATGCTTGTGGCTATGCTGTCTGAAATTGCTCCAAGCACACTTTCATAGTTAAGCAATGCATCTGTACTTGTGCATTTATCAATAATGGCCTTAATTACTGCCATCTGGTTCTTGCCACGCTGCCTGTCGCCACTGCCAAATGCATGACGTTCTCTGGCAAAGGAAAGAGCCAGTCTGCCATCAAGCATATTGTAGCCTTTCTT
Proteins encoded:
- a CDS encoding sugar transferase, giving the protein MKKFSLCVKRIFDIVSSGICIILLTPVWIGVSIAIKKDSDGPIFFKQGRRTKDGKVFQMLKFRSMVVNAENMGAGLFNYENDPRVTKVGRKLRNSSIDELPQLFNIFKGDMSVVGPRPCVTYELGDFETLNKKYKKRFQVKAGLTGLAQIRGRNDISWDEKVTYDNKYVDLFEKYGFLIDIKIGLESVFKVFKHEKIYENKIDNSMNDAEAARAEEAEIIRLAHIPDVD
- a CDS encoding alanine racemase, with the translated sequence MTINKTIIKKLRNEYGDAFYLLDSEQFKKNYLELKNAFSELYSNFNIAYSYKTNYTPKLCKIVNELEGYAEVVSEMEAELAIKCGVKPERIIWNGPIKNPDKLKEYLHMGVTVNMDSIEEAEYIQKLAEVTEKTLNVGIRCNYDVKDGVVSRFGFDIYSEEFKKVLDIVTHTTNLHFVNFQCHFAKRQVEYWPARAKGMLELLDRINVIPERIDIGGGIFGKMPDFLKEQFPYEVPGYKKYAKSAAAVFAEYFNDKKIKPELIIEPGSALVGDCMKFVGTVKTIKNVRGKYIASVLGSQKNISMTGVNPPMEVIHMGRTTKDYKDLDIVGFTCIEGDVLYKNYNGKLALDDVLVISNCGSYSLVMKPPFILPNFPVLDISGEEIEVIKRAETFEDIFHTFNF
- a CDS encoding aldolase/citrate lyase family protein, which produces MALKLMYITNKKEVALIAERYGVDRIWIDLETLGKEERQKGMNTVKSKHTVGDIKKIKPLLTKAEMLVRINPWHNGSEKEIDEVISAGADIIMLPMWKTPAEVENFLKTVNRRCKTTLLLETREAVECLDKVLKHSNMDEIHIGLNDLHLSYGLDFMFELLSNGIVEKIVKKIKKIGIPYGFGGIARLGCGDLPAERIIMEHYRLGSSRAILSRSFCNTDLISDLSEVENVFRNNMRSLREYEDAVSKMPDSELVSNQAEIEEIVEKIVKIKRCKR